The Geotalea uraniireducens Rf4 genome window below encodes:
- a CDS encoding PAS domain S-box protein gives MSISDLDQGKISQEQELRIQRQIAFASGLFQGDVTVRTLLESLAEGVVIVDTSGTILLVNTTAEHMFGYSREELVGKPHAILIPERLRGVHEEHQAHYFAEPRLRSMGELHDLAGRRRDGSEFPVEISLSFIETINGVLVMAFVSDITLRKQYESRLRESEELFHTQVECVKDYAIFMLDADGNVLNWNAGAERLKGYQGEEIIGKPFSCFYPEEERSAGKPEEQLERAQREGRVAADGWRVRKDGSRFWADIIITALRLDDGNLRGFSTVTHDITERKRAEDALRFSEERFRALYRDNPTMIATIDAELTMLSVNPFCASQLGYTIDELEGQPVLKIFHEDDRPALAEQLRRCLQNPARVYQWQFRKVRKDGGLLWVEEIAQAVYDLNGALNILVVCQDITDRKRTEDALRESEERFRATFNQAAVGMGLMTPDSRWMRINQRYCDIVGYTEEELKALTIKDITHPDDREESLKQFHLLLEGRIGNYSLEKRYIRKDGSIVWVNITASMVADADGKPRFAVGVVEDITSRKQAEEALVRAKNEWELTFDSVQDLIAILDDQYRITRLNRAMAKRLGRKPEECIGLVCYNVIHGTESPPEFCPHIKTLDDGRVHDAEVHDGHLAGDFLVSTTPLLDPDGKMIGVVHMARDITERKRADEEIERLNTDLAARADELEAANRELEAFNYTVAHDLRKPLTVVNGYCQAIHEMCGDKLCEQCTGYLREAYDGTLRMNGLIEALLNFSRLVHLEPRREMVDLSHMAHEVETELKLAEPERRVKFRITDGVSADGDAGLLRVVLDNLLGNAWKYTDKREEGVIEFGVTEIEGKPAWFVRDNGTGFDMADADKLFAPFQRLPGVEECRGFGIGLATVERIIRRHGGRVWAEGEAGKRATFYFTLGGDRII, from the coding sequence ATGTCAATATCCGACCTCGACCAGGGAAAGATAAGCCAGGAACAGGAATTGAGAATCCAGCGGCAAATAGCTTTTGCCTCCGGTCTCTTCCAGGGCGATGTGACGGTACGCACCCTTCTGGAGTCGCTCGCCGAAGGAGTCGTCATCGTCGATACCTCCGGGACCATCCTGCTCGTCAATACCACTGCCGAGCATATGTTTGGTTATTCAAGGGAGGAGCTCGTCGGCAAGCCCCATGCCATTCTCATTCCCGAACGTTTGCGCGGGGTCCATGAAGAGCATCAGGCGCATTACTTCGCGGAGCCGAGGCTCAGATCGATGGGTGAACTCCACGATCTTGCCGGACGCCGCCGGGACGGAAGCGAGTTCCCCGTGGAGATCAGCCTGAGCTTTATCGAAACCATAAACGGCGTCCTCGTCATGGCCTTCGTCAGCGACATCACTCTCCGCAAGCAATACGAGTCGCGCCTTCGGGAGAGCGAGGAGCTGTTTCACACCCAGGTGGAATGCGTGAAGGACTATGCGATTTTCATGCTAGATGCAGACGGCAATGTTCTGAACTGGAATGCGGGGGCTGAGCGCCTGAAGGGTTATCAAGGGGAGGAGATAATCGGCAAACCTTTCTCCTGTTTTTATCCCGAAGAGGAGCGCAGCGCGGGCAAACCCGAAGAACAACTGGAAAGGGCGCAACGGGAGGGGCGCGTTGCCGCTGATGGGTGGCGGGTCCGCAAGGATGGGAGCCGGTTCTGGGCCGATATCATCATCACGGCGCTGCGCCTTGATGACGGGAACCTGCGCGGCTTCTCAACGGTGACGCACGACATCACCGAGCGCAAGCGGGCAGAGGATGCGCTGCGCTTCAGCGAAGAGCGCTTTCGTGCCTTGTATCGCGATAACCCGACCATGATCGCTACCATAGATGCCGAGCTTACGATGCTCTCGGTCAATCCGTTTTGCGCCAGCCAACTGGGTTACACGATAGATGAACTGGAAGGACAGCCGGTGCTGAAGATATTCCATGAGGACGATCGCCCGGCTTTGGCCGAGCAGTTGCGGAGGTGTCTGCAGAACCCCGCTCGGGTGTACCAATGGCAGTTCCGCAAGGTCCGCAAAGACGGGGGGCTGCTCTGGGTGGAGGAAATTGCGCAGGCGGTGTATGACCTGAATGGTGCGCTCAACATACTGGTCGTCTGTCAGGACATTACGGACCGCAAACGTACGGAAGATGCTTTGCGGGAGAGCGAGGAGCGCTTCCGCGCCACCTTCAACCAGGCCGCGGTCGGCATGGGCCTCATGACCCCCGATAGCCGCTGGATGCGGATCAACCAGAGGTACTGCGATATCGTCGGCTACACGGAAGAAGAGCTGAAAGCCCTGACCATCAAGGACATCACCCATCCCGATGACCGGGAAGAAAGCCTGAAACAGTTCCATCTCCTGCTGGAGGGGAGGATCGGGAATTATTCCCTGGAGAAACGCTATATCCGCAAGGACGGCTCCATCGTCTGGGTGAATATCACCGCTTCGATGGTGGCCGATGCCGACGGCAAGCCGCGATTTGCCGTGGGTGTCGTCGAGGATATCACCTCGCGCAAGCAGGCGGAGGAAGCCTTGGTCCGGGCAAAGAATGAATGGGAACTGACCTTCGACAGCGTTCAAGACCTCATTGCGATCCTGGATGACCAGTACCGAATCACACGCTTGAACAGGGCAATGGCGAAACGGCTCGGCCGGAAGCCCGAAGAATGCATCGGACTTGTCTGCTACAATGTCATCCACGGGACCGAGAGCCCGCCGGAATTCTGCCCGCACATCAAAACGCTGGATGACGGCCGGGTACACGACGCGGAAGTACACGACGGCCATCTGGCAGGCGATTTTCTCGTAAGTACTACCCCGCTCCTGGACCCGGACGGGAAGATGATCGGCGTAGTGCATATGGCCCGGGACATTACGGAGCGCAAACGGGCGGATGAGGAGATCGAGAGGCTGAACACCGACCTGGCGGCGCGGGCCGACGAGCTGGAGGCCGCAAACCGGGAGCTGGAGGCGTTCAATTACACGGTTGCCCACGACCTGCGCAAGCCGTTGACAGTGGTCAACGGCTACTGCCAGGCAATCCACGAGATGTGCGGCGACAAGCTCTGCGAGCAGTGCACCGGTTACCTCCGGGAGGCTTACGACGGCACGTTGCGCATGAACGGGCTCATCGAAGCACTGCTCAACTTTTCCCGTTTGGTCCACTTGGAACCGCGCCGGGAAATGGTCGATCTATCCCACATGGCGCATGAGGTGGAAACGGAGCTGAAGCTGGCCGAGCCGGAGCGACGGGTCAAGTTCCGGATCACCGACGGGGTTAGTGCCGACGGGGATGCGGGTTTGCTCCGGGTGGTCCTGGATAATCTTCTCGGCAACGCATGGAAGTATACCGACAAGCGAGAGGAGGGGGTCATCGAATTCGGCGTGACGGAGATCGAAGGGAAACCCGCCTGGTTCGTCCGCGATAACGGCACCGGCTTCGACATGGCGGATGCGGACAAGCTCTTTGCCCCTTTCCAGCGCCTCCCCGGAGTCGAAGAATGCAGAGGCTTCGGCATCGGCCTGGCCACGGTGGAGCGGATCATCCGGCGCCATGGCGGGCGGGTGTGGGCCGAAGGGGAAGCGGGGAAGCGGGCGACATTTTATTTTACTTTGGGCGGTGACAGGATCATCTGA
- a CDS encoding two-component system sensor histidine kinase NtrB: MLKKILVVFGFGLSLFLLWFAVSNYRAAGPIAEENLRGLAVSLAAAIENTTRQDPSFKSLTGFHPSDVAFFAIIDRKGTIRFHSNSDLIGSSTDNRDVLAVMQNKVISESRVVLGTGEKAYLFDIPLDIHGEVFALRLTLHTYKADAVVRRARLNFALLLSLLAVGWFLAVIIYRFAKREERHQMEMAHRESLARLGEMGAMLAHEIRNPLAGIKGYAQVIEKRPAEERNRKFAQSIVNEVLRLENLVNELLAYVRNESTSMNLIDSGGLISHAVSLIRQEAEQLHVAVSIECPENLPVLGNSDRLVQVLLNLFKNALQAMPDGGSLRISAGIAGSAVSITVADSGAGISQEDMARIFEPFFTTKARGTGLGLALCKKIIGEHNGTISVSSRVGQGTSVSITLPLQKGNIPGGSSL, encoded by the coding sequence ATGCTGAAGAAAATATTAGTTGTATTCGGTTTTGGATTATCGCTGTTTCTTCTCTGGTTTGCCGTGAGCAATTACCGGGCAGCCGGTCCCATTGCCGAAGAAAATCTCCGTGGCCTCGCAGTATCCTTGGCTGCAGCGATCGAGAATACTACCAGACAAGACCCTTCATTCAAGTCCTTGACCGGGTTTCACCCTTCCGACGTTGCTTTTTTTGCCATAATCGATCGGAAGGGAACCATTCGCTTCCATTCGAACTCCGACCTCATCGGGAGTTCCACGGACAATCGCGATGTTCTGGCGGTCATGCAGAACAAAGTAATATCCGAATCGAGAGTGGTGCTTGGTACCGGAGAAAAAGCGTACCTATTCGACATTCCTCTCGATATTCACGGGGAGGTGTTTGCCCTTCGGCTTACGCTGCACACTTATAAGGCCGATGCGGTGGTGAGACGGGCTCGTCTAAATTTTGCCTTGCTCCTGTCGCTCTTGGCCGTCGGGTGGTTTCTGGCCGTTATCATCTACCGGTTTGCCAAACGGGAAGAGCGGCACCAGATGGAGATGGCCCATCGGGAGAGCCTGGCCAGGCTCGGAGAAATGGGCGCCATGCTCGCCCATGAGATACGCAATCCCCTGGCGGGGATAAAAGGGTATGCCCAGGTTATCGAGAAAAGACCGGCTGAAGAACGAAACCGCAAGTTTGCTCAAAGCATCGTCAACGAGGTCCTGCGGCTGGAAAACCTGGTGAACGAACTTCTTGCATATGTGAGAAACGAAAGTACATCCATGAACCTGATCGATAGCGGTGGACTCATTTCCCATGCCGTTTCTCTGATTCGTCAGGAGGCTGAGCAGCTTCATGTGGCGGTCAGCATCGAATGTCCAGAAAATCTGCCCGTCCTAGGAAACTCGGACCGACTGGTTCAGGTACTGCTCAATCTTTTTAAAAACGCTCTCCAGGCAATGCCCGACGGCGGCAGTTTGCGCATTTCAGCCGGTATCGCCGGTTCAGCCGTTAGCATAACCGTTGCCGATTCGGGAGCCGGCATCAGCCAGGAGGACATGGCGAGGATCTTCGAGCCGTTTTTCACTACCAAAGCACGGGGAACCGGTCTGGGTCTTGCCCTCTGCAAAAAGATAATCGGCGAGCACAACGGGACGATCAGCGTATCGAGCAGAGTCGGTCAAGGAACTTCAGTATCGATTACCCTTCCTTTGCAAAAAGGAAATATACCTGGCGGGAGCAGCTTATGA
- a CDS encoding sigma-54-dependent transcriptional regulator, protein MTGRILIVEDDETFRSFLRTILEDVGHEVQEAGDGLKGLRLLRRENFDLVISDLKMPGKSGLELFRETRQDSSPPQFIFLTAFGKVEEAVSAIKEGAVDFLTKPLSDPDTLLVLVDKVIASQGRARDYLSLKEVEAAGLPPEDLIFAGAAMRDIRKMVHEVAATTASVLIYGESGTGKELVARTIHLLSPRRTAAFVPLNCAAIPENLLESELFGHEKGAFTGAIQARHGKFELARGGTIFLDEIGEMPLSLQVKLLRVLQERVFERVGGAREIKADVRVIAATNRNLQEEVSERRFREDLYYRLNVFPLSLPPLRERNDAVHLLADYFLRRFSRQVGKKLTGIDDGAFNAMKSYDWPGNIRELQNVMERAVILAHDVVRYNNLPDQMLAKSASTARGGKDVLKSVEREMIIKALNKHGGNRRLAAEELGFSRRTLQYKLKEFGLLD, encoded by the coding sequence ATGACGGGACGTATACTTATTGTTGAAGACGATGAGACATTCAGGAGCTTTTTACGGACGATCCTGGAGGACGTCGGGCATGAGGTTCAGGAAGCCGGCGACGGCCTCAAGGGATTGCGTTTGCTGCGACGGGAAAACTTCGACCTGGTGATTTCAGACCTGAAGATGCCGGGTAAAAGCGGGCTTGAGCTGTTTCGCGAAACGAGACAGGACTCAAGCCCCCCGCAGTTTATCTTTCTGACGGCATTCGGGAAGGTGGAAGAGGCCGTTTCCGCAATCAAGGAAGGAGCCGTGGATTTCCTGACCAAGCCCCTTTCTGATCCCGACACCCTGCTTGTCCTGGTTGATAAGGTAATTGCATCGCAGGGCCGAGCACGAGACTATCTATCTCTCAAGGAAGTTGAGGCTGCGGGCCTGCCGCCGGAGGATTTGATTTTCGCCGGGGCGGCCATGAGAGACATACGGAAGATGGTCCATGAAGTTGCCGCGACCACTGCCAGCGTTCTCATTTACGGTGAGAGCGGCACCGGCAAGGAGTTGGTTGCCCGAACCATTCATTTGCTGAGTCCCAGACGTACGGCTGCTTTCGTTCCCTTGAACTGTGCGGCGATTCCTGAGAATCTACTGGAAAGCGAACTTTTTGGTCATGAAAAGGGCGCCTTTACAGGCGCCATTCAGGCGCGGCACGGTAAATTCGAGCTGGCCAGGGGAGGGACGATTTTTCTGGATGAAATCGGCGAGATGCCGCTTTCCTTGCAGGTCAAGTTGTTGAGGGTCTTGCAGGAGCGGGTTTTTGAGCGAGTGGGTGGCGCCAGGGAAATCAAGGCTGATGTGCGGGTTATCGCAGCCACGAACCGCAATCTTCAGGAAGAGGTGTCGGAACGGAGGTTTCGTGAGGACCTTTACTACCGTCTGAACGTTTTTCCGCTCAGTCTGCCGCCATTGCGGGAGCGTAACGATGCCGTTCATCTGCTGGCCGATTACTTTCTTCGCCGTTTCAGCCGACAGGTCGGCAAGAAACTCACGGGGATTGACGATGGGGCCTTTAATGCGATGAAAAGTTATGACTGGCCGGGCAATATTCGCGAGTTGCAGAACGTCATGGAGCGTGCGGTTATCCTGGCGCATGATGTGGTCAGATATAATAATCTGCCGGATCAGATGCTTGCAAAGTCCGCGTCAACTGCCCGCGGGGGCAAGGATGTCCTGAAATCCGTGGAACGGGAGATGATCATCAAAGCCTTGAACAAGCATGGCGGAAATCGCCGCCTGGCTGCCGAGGAGCTGGGATTCTCACGCAGGACCTTGCAGTACAAGCTGAAAGAGTTTGGCTTGCTGGATTAA